DNA from Asticcacaulis excentricus:
GGCGCTCATAGAGATAGATCAGGTCCTCGCGAGGCGCGAACGGCACCTGAGTCAAAAAGCGTTCGATCATGCGCGCCTGAAAGCGCAACACGTCGGGATCGGCATTTTCGCTGGCCAGCGAATGATAGGTGTCCACAGCGATGCGGAAGGTCTGGAACATACGCGCCGGCAGGCCCGCCCGGTCATAGATGGCGCGCAGCCCCAGTGCGCCGGCATCATGCACCATCAGCCAGCAGCGATCGTGCGGCACGCCCGACAGTTCCGCCAGAGCGTGCTCAAAGAAGGCCATATGCCCGCGCGCCAGCGCCCGCAGCATCAGGGACGGCGTCATGCGCCCGGCGATGACAAGGTGGCGCGCCAAAGCCGCCGGATCACGGCTGGCCCCCGTCTGATCGGCAACGTCCAGCGTGGCGCGCTCCTGCGTCGCCTCGGTGATCTGCACCGCCGTTTCCGGCTGGATGGCGTGACGCGACACCAGTTGTTCTTTCAGCGACTGGCTGACCATATGGATCAGCTTTTCAGTCACCGAGACCGGCAGATGCTGACGATTGATCAGCGTGTTCTGTACAATTTCGGACTCGCCAAAGCGTTCCAGCACCGCATCCATGCCGGCGCTGCTGAACACGGCCTGATTATTGGCGCAGGCGATCACGACCGCCTCTTCGACGCCGTGTTCGGCCAGGGCCGTTGTCACGGTTTCCGACAGGGTTTCGCGGCGTGCCACGGCCATCTGACGCACAGGCCCGCCGGAGCGGATGATGTCGGCCAGATCTTCGTCGGTAAACACCGGCGAATAGCTCAAGACCGGCACGGCGACCGCCTGCACGTCGCGCGACAGGCGCAAGGCGACGTCGTGCGGCAGCAGGCTGGAGGTGCGCAAGGTGACCGCCAGCGACTTGCGCACCAGTTCGGCGGCATCGTCAGCCAGCAGGCGGATGATTTCCTGCGCGGCGGCGCGCTCGACTTCGCTCAGTTCGCTGCGTTCCATCAGGCGGCACACCTTATGGGTGGCCACAGCGCGATCATCGGCATTGTCACTTCTGACCAGACGGGCGACGTCCGTTTCGGAAAGCAGGCTACGCGAAGCGGTCATGGGAGGAGGTCCTGATCATCTCGTACCGGACGAGTCGAGACGGTACGTTCTTGGATTGTCCGCCCCGCCCCTTAACGAATCCTTACCAAGGCTCGCGTTGAGGACTGATCTTCGCTCAAAAGTTAATTTTTTCGGCTCTGGTAACGGGACCGCAATCTGTTTGCGCCATTGTGGGGGCATGTCAGAGTCCACGCCGCCCTTAATCGCCGACGCTGAGGTCGTGCCCACGCAAGAACAGATCGCGCTTGATTACGGTCTTAAGGCGCAGGTGCGCCTGCTGCCCTATGCGCTTGGCTTTTTTGCCATCGGCCTGCCCGTCTATATCTGGGGCGCCAACTACTTCATGTCGCCTCTGTCCATAGCGCTGAATATTGCGCTGTTTGTCTGCGTCTGGGCCGCCTTTTTCTTGCTGAAGCCCTCGCTGAAAACCGACACCCGTCCTACCCGTCAAAGTCTCAATGTGCGGCTACGGCGGCAATGGCTGTGCGGGGCCCTGTGGTCGCTGAGCCTTCTGGTGGCGTCTTTGAGTTGTATCGGCGGGGGGCAGGCGGCACAGGTCTTCGCGACCATCTGCGCCGGGGCCGCGGTGGG
Protein-coding regions in this window:
- a CDS encoding DUF2336 domain-containing protein is translated as MTASRSLLSETDVARLVRSDNADDRAVATHKVCRLMERSELSEVERAAAQEIIRLLADDAAELVRKSLAVTLRTSSLLPHDVALRLSRDVQAVAVPVLSYSPVFTDEDLADIIRSGGPVRQMAVARRETLSETVTTALAEHGVEEAVVIACANNQAVFSSAGMDAVLERFGESEIVQNTLINRQHLPVSVTEKLIHMVSQSLKEQLVSRHAIQPETAVQITEATQERATLDVADQTGASRDPAALARHLVIAGRMTPSLMLRALARGHMAFFEHALAELSGVPHDRCWLMVHDAGALGLRAIYDRAGLPARMFQTFRIAVDTYHSLASENADPDVLRFQARMIERFLTQVPFAPREDLIYLYERLDRDARGRRRVGKSTLQAA